A DNA window from Helianthus annuus cultivar XRQ/B chromosome 15, HanXRQr2.0-SUNRISE, whole genome shotgun sequence contains the following coding sequences:
- the LOC110937093 gene encoding N-acetyl-D-glucosamine kinase, translating into MKRDRKGEIWDFEHELPGDGGSGGGDQKLILGLDGGTTKTICICMPIIPFTPNHSPPVYARAVAGCSNHNSVGETAARETLEQVMAEALSKSGCSRSAVRAVCLAVSGVNHPTDQQRILDWLSDIFPNDVEYYVENDAVAALASGTMGKLHGCVLIAGTGTIAYGYTEDGREARASGAGPILGDWGSGYGIAAKALTSIIRAYDGRGPETKLTYSILHQLQLSSPDELIGWTYADPSWARIATLVPVVVSCAEAGDQVANDILLHTVQELASSVKAVVQRLGLCGKDGKDAFPLVMVGNVLEANRRWDIGKEVIKCISKDFPGTRLVRPKVEPAVEAALLAWNYLIEQYQQEL; encoded by the exons ATGAAAAGGGATAGAAAAGGCGAGATTTGGGATTTCGAGCATGAACTGCCAGGCgacggtggtagtggtggtggcgATCAGAAACTAATACTAGGGTTGGATGGTGGGACGACTAAGACGATATGCATATGCATGCCTATCATCCCTTTCACTCCAAACCATTCTCCGCCTGTTTATGCTCGTGCTGTTGCCGGCTGCTCCAATCACAATAGCGTCGGAG AAACTGCTGCAAGGGAGACACTAGAGCAAGTTATGGCAGAAGCTCTTTCAAAATCGGGTTGTAGTAGGTCTGCTGTTCGTGCGGTTTGCTTAGCCGTGTCTGGAGTTAACCATCCAACAGATCAGCAACGGATTTTAGATTGGCTCAG TGATATATTCCCCAACGACGTTGAATATTATGTTGAGAATGATGCCGTGGCAGCTTTGGCTAGCGGAACAATGGGAAAACTTCATGGGTGCGTTTTAATTGCTGGTACGGGAACCATTGCTTATGGTTATACCGAAGATGGGAGAGAAGCCCGGGCTTCTGGGGCAGGGCCAATCTTAGGTGATTGGGGAAG TGGATATGGTATAGCGGCAAAAGCTTTGACATCAATAATAAGAGCTTATGATGGGCGCGGTCCAGAAACAAAGCTTACTTACAGCATCCTTCATCAACTCCAGCTTTCTTCTCCAGATGAACTAATTGG GTGGACGTATGCTGATCCATCCTGGGCTCGGATTGCAACTTTAGTCCCTGTAGTGGTATCGTGTGCAGAAGCGGGTGATCAAGTTGCAAATGACATATTGCTTCATACTGTTCAGGAGTTAGCGTCAAGTGTTAAAGCTGTTGTTCAGAGACTCGGATTGTGTGGTAAAG ATGGAAAGGATGCTTTTCCTCTTGTTATGGTTGGTAATGTTCTTGAAGCCAACAGGAGGTGGGATATTGGAAAAGAAGTAATTAAATGCATTTCCAAGGATTTCCCAGGGACGCGCTTAGTTCGGCCAAAG GTGGAGCCTGCTGTTGAAGCAGCATTGCTCGCTTGGAACTATCTGATAGAACAATACCAGCAGGAGCTTTAA